ATAGTTGGTGTAGCACTTGTCACGACAGCGTCTGTAGATTCTGTCGTTGGCACAGGTACACTTTCTGCTACAGGAGCCTTGCTCTGCATATAAGTAACGATTTCACCTAAGGTGCGTAATTCAGCTAGGTCTTCAGGGTTTAGCTCAGGTAAATCAGTGATAATTTCCTGTACTGCACCTAAAATTTCTACACGTTTGATTGAATCAATACCTAAGTCCGCTTCCATATCCATGCTTAGTTCAAGCATATCTGTCGGATAACCAGTCTTATCAGCCACAACATCCAGCATTACTGTTTGGATGTGGTTTAAATCGATAGCTGATGTTGAACTTGTAGCTACAGCGTCTATAGATTCTATCGTTGCCGCAGGTACACTTTCTGCTACAGGAGCCTTGCTCTGCATATAAGTAACGATTTCACCTAAGGTGCGTAATTCAGCTAGGTCTTCAGGGTTTAGCTCAGGTAAATCAGTGATAATTTCCTGTACTGCACCTAAGATTTCTACACGTTTAATTGAATCAATACCTAAGTCAGCTTCCATATCCATGCTTAGTTCAAGCATGTCTGTCGGATAACCAGTCTTATCAGCCACAACATCCAGCATTACTGTTTGGATGTGGTTTAAATCGATAGCTGATGTTGAACTTGTAGCTACAGCGTCTATAGATTCTATCGTTGCCGCAGGTACACTTTCTGATACAGGAGCCTTGCTCTGCATATAAGTAACGATTTCACCTAAGGTGCGTAATTCAGCTAGGTCTTCAGGGTTTAGCTCAGGTAAATCAGTGATAATTTCCTGTACTGCACCTAAAATTTCTACACGTTTGATTGAATCAATACCTAAGTCCGCTTCCATATCCATGCTTAGTTCAAGCATGTCTGTCGGATAACCAGTCTTATCAGCCACAACATCCAGCATTACTGTTTGGATATGGTTTAAATCAATACCAGCAACTGCAGGTACAGCCGTAATAGATGCACTTATTGCAGGTACTGCCGCTTGCGCTTTTGATTTCATTACTTTACTTTGCATATAAGTAACAATTTCACCAAGCGTGCGCAATTCAGCAAGGTCTTCAGGGTTAAGCTCAGGAAGATCTGGGATTAGTTCCTGTACTGTACCTAAGATTTCAACACGTTTGATAGAGTCAATACCTAAGTCAGCTTCCATATCCATGCTCAGTTCAAGCATATCTGTTGGATAACCGGTTTTATCAGCAACAACGTCTAACATCACCTTGTTAATCGTTGCTACATCAATACTCGATTGAACGACAACCTTAGGTATAACAACTGATTCAGCCACGACAGCAACCAATACAGGTGCAGGTGTAGAAGCAACCGCTGGAGAGCTCACAGGAGCAGGCGTTAATGCCACAGTTTGCACTGCAACGGCCGCACTATTTGAAACATTAGATGCAACATTTGTCACTGTATTTACAACAACAGGACTTGCCACTTTGTCATGAACAACCGGAGTTATTAGCGATGCAGTTTGTACTGGCTGTTGTGGCGTATTCAATGCAGGAGTAACAGACGTTTCTATAACGCTAGATTCAGAACCAGTGAGCATGGTATTCATATGGCTCGTCTGATTGTTCAGATAAGTTTCATGCACACGCAGAGTTTCAGATTGGAACTCATTATACATAGCCAGTGTACGGTCTAGACTTTCCGGTAATTCGTTGCTAGTTTGCGCTGCAAGTACCGATTGAACTGTTTTAGCATAGTCCTGTGGTCCCTGCATAAACTGCTCATGCACATTTAATAATTGCTGCTGGTGTTCAACAAACTGACCAACACTGCGCTCGATAGAAGCAACAAGATCGGCATCAGTATTGTTAATAACAGCGCTGTTAACATGATCGTTAACACCGTTGCTATTATTTTTAGATGCAAGTGAACCATCAGCATTAACGTAGACAATCTTCTCGACTTCAACGATTCTTTCTACTATTTTCTCGACTTCAACGATCTTTTCAATCACTTTAGGTTGTGGAACAGCAACAGGAGTAGCCTTTGCTTGTTTCACCGTCCAACCGTCAGTTAACGAATCCGTAAATGCTTTTTTAGTTTTCGGACTCACATACGATGCACCAGACAGTTTCATCAACATAGGTGACACTTTCGGCGCAGTTGATGGACGCTTAACCGCATCGTACGGGTCAAGATTTTCTAACGCAACACCAAGAACGGCCATCTGCAGGGCAGCTTGACGCATTTGCACATCGGCAGGTTGTTTTGGATTAGCATTTACAGCGATAGCTACAGCATCAGATTTATCATTAAGAATATTCTCAACCAATTTGGTTAGTACATTCTTCGGGCCAAACTCGATAAATATACGGCCACCGTCTGCATATATATTGTCAATTTCTTGATTGAAATGGACAGGTTCCAACATATGTTTTTTCAGGCTTTTTTTAATTTCGTTCGGTTTACTTGAATGAACTAAACCTGTGCCGTTAGCAAAAACTGGAATTGTCGGCGCTTTAAACTTAGTGCTATCAACCGCGTTGGCAAATGGCTTTTGAGCGTGACCGACTAATGGAGTATGAAACGCAGCTGATACAGGCAGTGGAACAACCTTGAAACCAGCATTACCGAGCGCTGTAATAGCAACAACCACCTGCTCACTAGACCCAGCAATAACCACTTGATTATTAGAGTTGTGGTTAGCAATAGACACATCATCAATCGCGTCGATGATCACCGCAACTTGCAGTGGGTCACCCACGACAGCCGCCATCTTGCCAGCATCAAAATCTTGTTGCTCTGGCGCCGCCATGGCTTGACCACGACTGCGTGCCAACATCATGTAATCACTGTCGCTCAATACGTCAGCAGCCCATAATGCCGTTAATTCACCGAAACTATGACCAGCGGTAAAGTCAGCTTTAAAACCTGCTTGTTGGAACGTTTTAAACAGACCAACGCTAAAACAACCAATCGCAGGTTGTGCATGTTGAGTTAAACGCAATTGCGCTTCTTGTAACTTACGTTCAGCGTCAGTGTACACTGGAATCGGATAAGTGATTGCAGACAACTGACCTAAACCAACTGTACTGAATTCTCTATCCATTGCCGCTGTACTGTGCATCATGCTTGGGAAGTTACAAGTTAACTCACGGCCCATGTTCACATATTGCGAACCTTGTCCGGAGAATAACGCGACAACTTTACCATTGGCATCAATACCCGTTTGGCGATAATAGATCCCCGTTGGTACTGACCATGTTGCTTTATCTGCATTCACGCTGAATTGTTTCAACGCCGCATTAATCATAACAATGGCTTCGTTTGCATTACGTGCAACAAAACCTAAACGCGCTTGATCTGCTGATGGCGTATTCAACGGCCAGGTAGTCACTAAATCGTTAAACGCAAATGCCTGAAGGTCAGCCTCTACCGCCAGTTTAGTACGCCAATTATTTAATTCTGCGATAATACCTTGCTGGTTAGTCGCAGAGATAAGTACTGTTTGCGAGACTGAGTTTAAGCGATATGCGCTATCATGGCTCGGACGATACTCTTCTAAAATAATATGGAAGTTAGTACCACCAAAACCGAATGAGCTAATACCCGCACGGCGTGGGATACCATCTTCACGTGGCATCCAAGGACGCGTCTCACTGTTTAAATACATCGGGCTATTTTTGATATCCAAGGCTTCATTTGGTTTATCGATATGAATAGTCGGAGGTAAAATTTTATGATGTAGTGCTAATGCTGCTTTGATCATACCTGCAGAACCAGCCGCAGATTTAGTATGGCCAATTTGCGATTTAACCGAACCTAATGCAATGTGCTGCTTCTTATCACTCGCTGCACCAAAGTGTTTAGTTAGACCACTAAACTCCGCCACATCGCCAGCTTTCGTCCCCGTACCGTGACCTTCAATAAGACCACATGTTTCAGGTGCGAAACCCGCATCTTCATAAGCACGTTTAAGCGCTTTGGCTTGGCCATCTGGGCGCGGTGCGTAAATAGACTTGAAACGACCATCGGAAGACGTGCCGATACCTTTCAATACAGAATAGATTCTATCGCCATCACGTTCAGCATCTTCCAGACGTTTAAACGCCAGCATGCCAATACCTTCACCCAGCAGCATACCTTTCGAATCGTCATCAAACGGACGAATATCATCATTGGTGGTAAACGCAGGGGTTTTTGAGAATGACATATACATGAATGGTGAGTTATCACAACATACACCACCCGAGATCATCACTTCTGAACGGTATTCCAGTAAGTCTGAAATCGCCATTTTAATTGCTGCTAGGGAGCCTGCACACGCCGCATCGACCACACAGTTAGTACCGCCAAAGTCGAAGCGATTAGCAATTCGACCAGCAATAACGTTACCTAACATACCTGGGAATGAATTCTCTTCCCAACCAATGTAAGCTTTTTTGAATTTTTCGATGATCATTTCGCGATCATCTTTATCAATACCTGAGGCTTTTAATACTTTTTCTAACACTGGGCCTTGCAGGCGAGCGGTTAACGGTGAAATTTGTTTTTGACCACCACCAACACCTAAAGTGATACCAATTTTATCATGGTCATAATCACTGCCAATGCCAGCATCACTTAATACATCGCGTGCAACGATTAACGACAGCAGTTGAGCGATATCAGTTAGCTCTAAGATATTTGGCGGCAGGCCAAACTCCATCGGATCAAAGTCTAATTCAGGAATAAAACCACCGCGTTTACAGTATGTCTTGTCTGCTGCTTTTTTATCTGCCGAATAATGGTCGTCAATATTCCAGCGGTCGCTAGGCACATCGATAATGGCATCAACGGAATCAACGATATTATCCCAGAATTGGTCCAGATTTTTAGCGTCAGCAAAAACCGATGCCATACCGATGATTGCAATTGGGCATTCTTGCAAACGTGAATTTAACTGTTGCTCGTCACTACTTAACACATCCTTGCCGTGCTTAACCGATGTGGTGTTCTTTTTAGCCATTGTGTTATTGCTCCTGTAAGGATCTTCCTGCACTAAAAACAATGCTCATTAAATGTCCATTTGGACACTAAGCTAACCACTTGAGCGTACAAGTGTACCCTTAAAGTGCGAAAAAAATCTACCGTCATCTCATTTCACATAAAATAAATTCGGTAGAGTTAATTGTTTTAAATTTTATCCCAATAGTCAGCACTGAACTTAATCGTCCAACGCCAGCATAGTATTATTTACATCTGCAATAATATACACAGGATTAAAAACCAACTCAAATATACTCGATTTCACTTAAGTCAGACTCATCAGATCAGGGGATAACTGAAAATAGTAGATTTAGCATTATAAAATTATGCATCTTTATACACATTTACCCGATTTTCACTAGATATTCAGTAATAAACATCTCTTTTAAGCTAAAAACCTATTTTTCTAAAATACTCCGGTGGCAAATAATTAATCTTAAATCTGCGTAACCTCTCATTATTAGTATGCATTTTCTAGAATAAACGCCGTAATAAATAAGAAGAAGCTTACATTAAATTACATAACCGCTGCGACACAGTCAAAATTCAATCATAAATAATGATTAATAGACTAAATGCTCAGCATTTTTGATGTACCAATGGC
This Moritella sp. 5 DNA region includes the following protein-coding sequences:
- a CDS encoding type I polyketide synthase; this encodes MAKKNTTSVKHGKDVLSSDEQQLNSRLQECPIAIIGMASVFADAKNLDQFWDNIVDSVDAIIDVPSDRWNIDDHYSADKKAADKTYCKRGGFIPELDFDPMEFGLPPNILELTDIAQLLSLIVARDVLSDAGIGSDYDHDKIGITLGVGGGQKQISPLTARLQGPVLEKVLKASGIDKDDREMIIEKFKKAYIGWEENSFPGMLGNVIAGRIANRFDFGGTNCVVDAACAGSLAAIKMAISDLLEYRSEVMISGGVCCDNSPFMYMSFSKTPAFTTNDDIRPFDDDSKGMLLGEGIGMLAFKRLEDAERDGDRIYSVLKGIGTSSDGRFKSIYAPRPDGQAKALKRAYEDAGFAPETCGLIEGHGTGTKAGDVAEFSGLTKHFGAASDKKQHIALGSVKSQIGHTKSAAGSAGMIKAALALHHKILPPTIHIDKPNEALDIKNSPMYLNSETRPWMPREDGIPRRAGISSFGFGGTNFHIILEEYRPSHDSAYRLNSVSQTVLISATNQQGIIAELNNWRTKLAVEADLQAFAFNDLVTTWPLNTPSADQARLGFVARNANEAIVMINAALKQFSVNADKATWSVPTGIYYRQTGIDANGKVVALFSGQGSQYVNMGRELTCNFPSMMHSTAAMDREFSTVGLGQLSAITYPIPVYTDAERKLQEAQLRLTQHAQPAIGCFSVGLFKTFQQAGFKADFTAGHSFGELTALWAADVLSDSDYMMLARSRGQAMAAPEQQDFDAGKMAAVVGDPLQVAVIIDAIDDVSIANHNSNNQVVIAGSSEQVVVAITALGNAGFKVVPLPVSAAFHTPLVGHAQKPFANAVDSTKFKAPTIPVFANGTGLVHSSKPNEIKKSLKKHMLEPVHFNQEIDNIYADGGRIFIEFGPKNVLTKLVENILNDKSDAVAIAVNANPKQPADVQMRQAALQMAVLGVALENLDPYDAVKRPSTAPKVSPMLMKLSGASYVSPKTKKAFTDSLTDGWTVKQAKATPVAVPQPKVIEKIVEVEKIVERIVEVEKIVYVNADGSLASKNNSNGVNDHVNSAVINNTDADLVASIERSVGQFVEHQQQLLNVHEQFMQGPQDYAKTVQSVLAAQTSNELPESLDRTLAMYNEFQSETLRVHETYLNNQTSHMNTMLTGSESSVIETSVTPALNTPQQPVQTASLITPVVHDKVASPVVVNTVTNVASNVSNSAAVAVQTVALTPAPVSSPAVASTPAPVLVAVVAESVVIPKVVVQSSIDVATINKVMLDVVADKTGYPTDMLELSMDMEADLGIDSIKRVEILGTVQELIPDLPELNPEDLAELRTLGEIVTYMQSKVMKSKAQAAVPAISASITAVPAVAGIDLNHIQTVMLDVVADKTGYPTDMLELSMDMEADLGIDSIKRVEILGAVQEIITDLPELNPEDLAELRTLGEIVTYMQSKAPVSESVPAATIESIDAVATSSTSAIDLNHIQTVMLDVVADKTGYPTDMLELSMDMEADLGIDSIKRVEILGAVQEIITDLPELNPEDLAELRTLGEIVTYMQSKAPVAESVPAATIESIDAVATSSTSAIDLNHIQTVMLDVVADKTGYPTDMLELSMDMEADLGIDSIKRVEILGAVQEIITDLPELNPEDLAELRTLGEIVTYMQSKAPVAESVPVPTTESTDAVVTSATPTIDLNHIQTVMMEVVADKTGYPVDMLELGMDMEADLGIDSIKRVEILGAVQEIITDLPELNPEDLAELRTLGEIVTYMQSKVESPVVADITNTTANTVMTAEIDLDRIQNVMMDVVADKTGYPANMLELAMDMEADLGIDSIKRVEILGAVQEIITDLPELNPEDLAELRTLEEIVLYMQSKAMQSKATGSVDSENAVSDAFMHDSVATITAALEPKAEFQPAPSATVAITRLSSVTKISHDTKGANALIVADGSDNAVQLADELIKSGWNVTALQPSWITTDSTKTFAKSVSVVTLNAVDETEINNIITANAQLDAVIYLHASTEISHIEYPQASKQGLMLAFLLAKLSKVTQAAKVRGAFMVVTQQGGSLGFSDSDKPERVKSDLVQSGLNGLVKTLSHEWDHVFCRAVDMPTSLTAKQVAKIVSDELLDADTTLIEVGYQPAEKNGVERVTLTDVVTDSYGLTAGNNIDANSVFLVSGGAKGVTAHCVVRIAKEYQAKFILLGRSKFSTDEPNWAQGISDEAALKKAAMQSLIAAGDKPTPVKIVQLIKPIQANREIAQTLTAITAAGGQVEYVSADVTNAVNVQAAVKPVIAKFGDVTGIIHGAGVLADQFIEQKTLSDFESVYSTKIDGLLSLLSVTEASNIKQLVLFSSAAGFYGNPGQSDYAMANEILNKTAYRFKSLHPQAQVLSFNWGPWDGGMVTPEVKRMFDQRGVYIIPLDAGAQLLLSELAANDNRCPQILVGNDLSKNVENDVESNTVKKPRVSCLSDAFVIKSIKATNSDFQANSYNFQVNDNHFLADHMIKGNQVLPTVCAIAWMSDAALATYSKRDCTLKYVGFEDYKLFKGVVFDGREAADHQIQLSPVTTGPELAGVVRIAAKTFSLKSDGKPVFHYAATILLATQPLDAVRVNLPSLATDVDNNAVSNKSVDEAQALYSNGTLFHGDSLQGIKQILRCDEQGLLLACQVTDVAAAKQGSFPLAANNIFANDLVYQAMLVWVRKQFNLGSLPSVTAAWTVYREVAVDELFYLQLKVVEHDLLTSRGSKACCDIQLISADMQLLAEIKSAQVSVSDILNDMS